In Desulfonatronospira thiodismutans ASO3-1, a single window of DNA contains:
- the polA gene encoding DNA polymerase I, giving the protein MIREKIEYKNEPVFLIDGSSFLYRAFYAYPDLKRSDGLPTNAIYIVIRMLLKIVKEEKPEYMGFFLDGKGPTFRHELYIPYKAQRPGMPEGLSAQIEPLREAVRILGIPEYTAQGLEADDLIAGYTEIFKSKHPVIIVASDKDLKQLLDDHVYLWDPGAKNAEILDCDGFRRETGIGPEQWPDYQALVGDSSDNIPGIPGVGPKTALNWLKKFPSLEELQAGLDELKPKEQEKLREHMDDVFLYRRLTKLKPDCLSGAGLETLKTRPADPVELQKFLDEYEFKSLKNEIPGSQELKHEQSREKGGVQKAWAEKEELPDCRGQITGLYLGQDSYLVALEDQEWEVSKKTPPIEKLEFCKKYVFSLKDLYRENQDWMQEPVSGFFDISLGVYLLNPEERDYSFDRIFRTYAPEIAVHRENRAVAALKIGQMVEKRLDAAGLLGLMQELEMPLVPVLCRMESAGIGIDLAAFDNFLRQVKKSLDDLTASIYSLAGKEFNIRSTQQTAQVLFDELGLKARRKTPKGAYSTSNVVLESMRRDHDIVDLILQYRTLEKLRSTYLEPLPRKVDVGGRLHTTFNQLATATGRLSSSNPNLQNIPIKGEFGPRMRACFKPSKGKLLVAADYSQIELRILAHMSMDPNLLQAFGGNEDIHRRTAGLLFDKDIQEVSQDERRKAKTINFGLLYGMGPQKLSRELSISMEEAKEFISVYFSKLDRVRDFYQQIEEKAQEQGYVTTMAGRRRLLPDINSRNTNMAQQARRTAVNTVIQGSAADVIKKAMLAVDSDSELRSLGSVMVLQVHDELLLEVDAPVAQKAGERLARVMAGVESLEVPLLVEWGTGENWAEAHG; this is encoded by the coding sequence ATGATCCGGGAAAAGATTGAGTATAAAAACGAACCAGTTTTCCTCATTGACGGCAGTTCCTTTCTGTACCGGGCGTTTTATGCCTATCCGGATCTGAAGCGCTCCGACGGCCTGCCAACCAACGCCATCTATATAGTCATCCGCATGCTTTTAAAGATCGTTAAAGAGGAAAAGCCGGAGTATATGGGTTTTTTCCTGGATGGCAAGGGACCGACCTTTCGCCATGAACTGTATATCCCCTACAAGGCCCAGCGTCCCGGAATGCCCGAAGGACTGTCCGCACAGATCGAGCCTCTAAGGGAGGCGGTGCGGATTCTTGGAATCCCGGAATATACAGCCCAGGGGCTGGAGGCGGACGATCTTATTGCCGGTTATACTGAAATCTTCAAGAGCAAACATCCGGTGATCATAGTAGCTTCGGACAAGGACCTGAAACAGCTCCTGGATGATCATGTCTATCTCTGGGATCCGGGAGCAAAGAATGCCGAGATTCTTGACTGTGATGGATTCAGGCGCGAGACGGGCATAGGCCCTGAGCAATGGCCGGATTACCAGGCCCTGGTGGGGGACAGTTCGGACAACATCCCGGGAATACCCGGAGTGGGACCCAAGACCGCCCTGAACTGGCTGAAGAAATTCCCCTCCCTGGAAGAGCTGCAGGCGGGCCTGGATGAGCTGAAGCCAAAGGAACAGGAAAAGCTGCGGGAGCATATGGATGATGTTTTTCTGTACCGCAGGCTGACTAAGCTAAAGCCGGACTGTTTGAGCGGGGCCGGACTGGAAACCCTCAAGACAAGGCCGGCTGATCCGGTTGAGCTTCAAAAATTTCTGGATGAATACGAGTTTAAAAGCCTCAAGAACGAGATCCCGGGAAGCCAGGAACTTAAGCATGAGCAGAGCCGGGAAAAGGGCGGGGTGCAGAAGGCCTGGGCTGAAAAAGAAGAGCTGCCTGATTGCCGGGGACAGATTACCGGGCTTTACCTTGGCCAGGACAGTTACCTGGTGGCCCTGGAAGACCAGGAATGGGAGGTATCGAAAAAAACGCCGCCCATTGAAAAGCTTGAATTTTGCAAAAAATATGTATTTTCCCTGAAAGATCTGTACAGGGAAAATCAGGACTGGATGCAGGAACCTGTGTCCGGTTTTTTTGATATTTCCCTGGGGGTGTACCTGCTTAATCCGGAAGAAAGGGATTACAGTTTTGATCGGATATTCAGAACATATGCTCCTGAAATTGCGGTGCACCGGGAGAACAGGGCTGTGGCTGCCCTGAAGATCGGCCAGATGGTGGAAAAACGACTTGATGCCGCTGGTCTTCTTGGGCTTATGCAGGAGCTGGAGATGCCCCTGGTGCCGGTGCTTTGCCGCATGGAATCCGCGGGAATAGGCATCGACCTGGCGGCTTTTGACAATTTTCTAAGGCAGGTGAAAAAAAGCCTGGATGATTTGACCGCCAGTATCTATTCCCTGGCCGGAAAAGAATTCAATATCCGCTCCACCCAGCAGACGGCCCAGGTTCTTTTTGATGAACTGGGTCTCAAGGCCAGGCGCAAGACTCCTAAAGGGGCTTATTCCACCTCCAACGTGGTCCTGGAGTCCATGCGCCGCGACCACGACATTGTTGATCTTATTTTACAGTACAGAACACTGGAAAAGCTGCGTTCCACCTACCTGGAACCCCTGCCCAGAAAGGTGGACGTCGGGGGCAGGCTGCACACCACTTTCAATCAGCTGGCCACGGCTACCGGGCGTCTTTCCAGCAGCAACCCCAACCTGCAGAACATTCCCATCAAGGGGGAGTTCGGCCCCAGAATGCGGGCCTGTTTCAAGCCCTCCAAGGGCAAGCTCCTGGTGGCTGCGGACTACTCCCAGATCGAGCTGCGCATACTGGCGCATATGTCCATGGATCCCAATCTGCTCCAGGCCTTCGGAGGCAATGAGGATATACACCGTCGCACGGCCGGGCTTTTGTTCGACAAGGATATACAAGAGGTCAGCCAGGATGAGCGGCGCAAGGCCAAGACCATAAATTTCGGACTGCTGTACGGGATGGGGCCACAGAAGCTGAGCCGGGAGCTTAGCATATCCATGGAAGAGGCCAAAGAATTCATAAGTGTTTACTTCAGTAAGCTGGACAGGGTGCGGGACTTTTATCAGCAGATCGAGGAAAAGGCCCAGGAGCAGGGGTATGTGACTACCATGGCCGGGCGCAGACGTCTTCTGCCGGATATAAATTCCAGAAACACCAACATGGCCCAGCAGGCCAGGCGTACCGCTGTCAACACCGTCATCCAGGGGTCGGCGGCGGATGTGATAAAAAAGGCCATGCTGGCTGTGGACAGCGATTCAGAGCTTCGTTCCCTGGGAAGCGTCATGGTTCTGCAGGTGCATGACGAACTGCTTCTGGAAGTGGATGCCCCCGTGGCCCAAAAGGCCGGGGAAAGGCTGGCCCGGGTCATGGCCGGAGTGGAGAGCCTGGAGGTGCCTTTGCTGGTGGAGTGGGGAACCGGGGAGAACTGGGCCGAGGCTCATGGGTGA